Proteins co-encoded in one Yamadazyma tenuis chromosome 1, complete sequence genomic window:
- a CDS encoding uncharacterized protein (EggNog:ENOG503NZPT; COG:S), with product MNPAKDHQYFLKNIFWEKDGPKSNNDTDTDADSLINILPSYQMYQSTISRPLDSDYNENEHSSGAEPPTYLNSSSTPSILSPQESVMSGYFEDLLPVSSPTVSNQYLDPNTVYTRWEDSLLANTDKLRCLPKLGIKVTSKLKIEIKFTENVGKVGVKPKTIKPESIVLQQSHYLYGYVTVTNETDLNIPFDTFSVTFEGVINVGSDSREVAKPFSHKFLVMFDFNASWSDATLDRLKTDNHNPYYRMVNEVDPSDGTYLQLNQHKVFLPKAKYKKFFAFKLPEKLLDHGCSHGFVKHLQIPPSLGLSTEEIVSNLKRKLYNNEEGINVERKMPVTDFSFSDSNIAYSVCARIIGRAKDYKCLGFQSDSHDFVIVNSMENFVHIRPYNHPLFQLNRKMINEEAILTFAGKVDKIEEAIQTCKSLGSKMSSVELGTVHSANAEMNKLKHSYYQNFHAPTRRSMYEVFMAYKVKKSLFTSKLAGFLTLSTPKQDYQVEPKIHHNIHELTPSIKTQVIIPLKISFSFQDQGQLPKFDGISVELVCLTIKSRKLPIPVIVHPDMCYENNSKEGDDFDHLVIQRFQKYARELSEILHTVPKEDIGLDEETIKDIKCLANLKTHTVSLKIKDPVVLSHDQPTILNSIPWSDETFTASNQQQQKRFFKEFKVKIDIANTVMKKYQSTDFKLIPDFQSCFMGRYYAIQINLKNVNRETLSLKVPLVIQHPFDSQ from the coding sequence ATGAATCCTGCAAAGGACCACCAATATTTCCTTAAAAACATATTCTGGGAAAAAGACGGACCCAAGAGCAATAATGACACAGACACAGATGCAGACCTGTTGATCAACATCCTCCCTTCGTACCAGATGTACCAATCGACGATTTCTCGGCCCTTGGACAGCGACTACAATGAGAACGAACATTCTTCTGGAGCTGAACCACCGACCTATTTGAACTCATCCTCCACGCCGTCCATTTTATCTCCACAGGAATCAGTCATGAGTGGATACTTCGAAGACCTTTTACCGGTACTGTCGCCTACTGTTCTGAATCAATATCTTGATCCGAACACGGTGTATACGAGATGGGAAGACTCATTATTGGCAAATACGGATAAGTTGCGATGTCTTCCCAAGCTTGGAATTAAGGTAACtctgaaattgaagattgaGATCAAGTTCACGGAAAATGTGGGAAAGGTGGGTGTGAAGCCCAAGACTATTAAACCTGAATCCATAGTATTACAGCAAAGCCATTACCTTTATGGGTATGTGACCGTAACCAATGAGACAGACTTGAATATCCCTTTCGATACGTTCTCTGTCACCTTTGAAGGGGTTATCAACGTCGGCTCAGACTCTAGGGAGGTAGCCAAACCATTTTCAcacaagtttttggttaTGTTTGACTTCAATGCGTCTTGGAGTGATGCTACTCTTGATCGATTGAAAACAGATAATCACAATCCTTATTACCGAATGGTGAATGAGGTGGACCCAAGTGACGGGACTTATTTGCAGTTGAATCAGCACAAAGTGTTTCTCCCTAAAGCTAAATATAAGAAGTTTTTCGCTTTCAAGTTACCAGAAAAGCTACTAGATCATGGTTGTTCCCACGGATTCGTGAAGCACCTCCAAATACCGCCATCATTAGGTTTATCCACGGAAGAAATTGTTAGTAACTTGAAGAGGAAGCTTTACAACAATGAAGAAGGTATAAATGTTGAGCGTAAGATGCCAGTAACAGACTTCTCCTTCTCAGATTCAAATATTGCTTACAGTGTCTGTGCGAGGATAATCGGTAGGGCCAAAGATTATAAGTGTTTGGGATTTCAAAGTGATAGTCATGATTTTGTGATAGTAAATCTGATGGAAAACTTTGTACATATTCGTCCTTATAACCATCCTCTATTTCAGTTGAACAGGAAAATGATTAAcgaagaagccattttGACCTTTGCTGGCAAAGTTGACAAGATCGAAGAAGCTATTCAGACATGCAAGTCATTGGGTTCCAAGATGAGTTCAGTAGAACTTGGTACTGTTCATCTGGCCAATGCAGAAATGAATAAACTCAAACACTCGTACTATCAAAATTTCCATGCCCCTACCCGAAGGTCAATGTATGAAGTGTTTATGGCATACAAAGTAAAGAAATCGCTATTCACAAGCAAATTAGCTGGTTTTCTTACCCTTTCAACACCCAAACAAGACTATCAGGTAGAGCCTAAAATTCACCACAACATCCATGAGTTGACTCCTAGCATTAAAACACAAGTCATCATTCccttgaagatttctttCAGCTTTCAGGACCAAGGACAGCTCCCCAAATTTGACGGGATATCTGTTGAGTTGGTTTGTTTGACTATTAAATCAAGAAAGCTTCCGATTCCCGTGATTGTTCATCCAGATATGTGCTACGAaaacaattccaaagaaggTGACGACTTTGACCATTTGGTGATTCAGAGGTTTCAAAAGTATGCCCGCGAGCTTTCTGAAATACTCCACACTGTGCCTAAAGAGGACATTGGCCTTGACGAAGAGACGATAAAAGACATCAAGTGTCTAGCGAATTTAAAAACACATACAGTActgttgaagatcaagGACCCTGTGGTGCTTTCACATGACCAGCCTACAATTTTAAATTCCATTCCATGGCTGGATGAGACTTTTACTGCGCTGAACCAACAGCAACAAAAACGGTTCTTTAAAGAGTTCAAGGTGAAAATTGACATTGCCAATACTGTAATGAAGAAGTACCAACTGACCGACTTCAAGCTCATACCTGACTTCCAATCGTGTTTTATGGGACGATACTATGCGATCCAAATAAACCTTAAAAACGTCAACAGGGAGACACTATCTCTCAAAGTGCCCCTTGTTATTCAGCATCCATTCGATTCCCAATAG
- a CDS encoding uncharacterized protein (EggNog:ENOG503Q3EW; COG:S) — translation MSFEAFQLDKNTCEKYQGASVSNFVFSILITLGIFLSYVPQYHRIYAKRTSEGLSTKFLLLGSCSSIFTFTNIILISSTARSCCRAGALSTFNCINSQLNLVQIGLQCICAIMILVLVLVLTRDSIKQDKAEYRENAKVGKFVMAHFLASIVQIIVAFLSNDGVLVTIANLNGLMSTTLTVIKYVPQIYTTYRLKHPGTLSVGMMCIQTPGGALFTATLFFTKGSHWSSWISYFVAFILQGILLSMCLYFEYFRQGGLNADTLERLQVEQIMETNMREEENDAFDVGNVQSLAKMHTPASDEPTGDTSPLLG, via the coding sequence ATGTCGTTTGAAGCATTTCAATTGGATAAGAACACTTGTGAGAAGTACCAAGGTGCTTCTGTATCGAACTTTGTGTTTCTGATTCTCATCACCTTGGGGATTTTCCTCAGTTATGTTCCCCAGTACCATCGTATATATGCTAAACGTACCTCAGAAGGGTTATCTACAAAATTCCTATTATTGGGCTCGTGTTCATCAATTTTCACATTTACAAACATCATTTTGATTAGTTCGACGGCGCGTTCGTGCTGTCGTGCTGGTGCCTTGTCCACGTTCAACTGCATCAACTCCCAGCTCAATTTGGTACAAATCGGCCTTCAGTGCATATGTGCCATTATGATATTGGTATTAGTACTTGTTTTGACCCGAGACTCCATCAAGCAAGACAAAGCCGAGTACAGGGAGAATGCTAAAGTGGGAAAGTTTGTGATGGCACACTTTTTGGcttcaattgttcaaatcatcgTGGCATTCTTATCAAATGATGGAGTGCTTGTGACCATCGCTAACTTAAACGGGTTGATGTCCACCACCTTGACAGTCATCAAGTATGTTCCTCAGATATACACCACGTACAGGCTTAAGCATCCAGGTACATTGTCGGTGGGAATGATGTGTATTCAGACTCCTGGGGGTGCTCTATTCACCGCTACGcttttcttcaccaaaggATCACACTGGAGTTCATGGATCTCGTACTTCGTTGCCTTCATTCTTCAGGGGATCTTACTCTCCATGTGTCTCTACTTTGAGTATTTCCGTCAAGGGGGCCTTAATGCTGATACTTTGGAGAGATTGCAAGTGGAGCAGATCATGGAGACGAACATGCGggaggaagaaaatgatgcTTTTGACGTGGGAAACGTGCAGTCGTTGGCCAAGATGCATACTCCCGCTTCTGACGAACCAACCGGAGACACCAGTCCGTTGTTGGGATAG
- a CDS encoding uncharacterized protein (EggNog:ENOG503NZPT; COG:S) encodes MSTRKNSKAAIDDEEEDLINNILPSYQMFQSTISKPLDSSEEDYSREPPIYERTPISSATSLSAIHSPFSHTSAESLTEFPFPVPSQTENEQIEIWENTILANVHTLKNLSKTDSKLPKTLEIKVHVTSRVCQKGFKPQEVDPSEMEFKQGDFIHGYVTIENHSEEPLGFDMVYVVFEGVVMVLENEGGLIDTQKPKVVHKFLNMTDLFASWSFANIDRLTTDNGDPHDWCEGETDPYDNTILSLGLKKNFLPHVKYKRFFSFKVPERLLEDICEIHNLNSHTLLPSSLGFPKYSMRPSSLLSMKSDAVNDLCFLDTSISYSVECRIIGKAHDYGLALPKDQYVIASESIQPIRVVPLETPLYAQDTEEICRYYTAFIKSVTDVIDLGKGLFNSREAFSGMALSPVSSTDSKIRQLYKVGRDDNKKAYVDPNSCQFFDNVYQNIISYKKKTLLSSRDSSIISLSSPKTVYSIAYVSPTKFRKKEVDDKDVSLTVPLKLKLHQASPKSKPIVKSITVELIVGTLRSSKEHIPVEFTHDIFIRKDELRMLGAKTENECFVEEVTKPCHKYTKQIADLIEKVGASTMQVDRQLFHDVKCLGSLSSKFSSFVFREHSLTYEDGTGKGSTSDLNKIPWTSEDDSVSKTFNLHLNLQNCNSKVRGPKGSKFFDQVTLVPDSQTCFSVRLHYIKVSIKLTYGDSLVVKLPLKVMK; translated from the coding sequence ATGAGCACTCGCAAAAACAGCAAGGCTGCAattgatgacgaagaggaggatctcatcaacaacatcctCCCTTCGTACCAAATGTTCCAACTGACAATCTCCAAGCCGCTTGATTCTTCGGAGGAGGACTATTCGCGCGAACCGCCCATCTACGAAAGGACCCCCATTTCCAGTGCCACATCACTCAGTGCAATCCACAGCCCATTTTCCCACACATCAGCAGAATCATTGACCGAGTTCCCATTTCCCGTGCCGTCTCAGACCGAAAATGAGCAGATTGAAATATGGGAAAACACAATTCTTGCTAATGTTCACACcctcaagaacttgagtAAAACTGATAGTAAACTCCCCAAAACTTTGGAAATCAAGGTCCATGTCACCAGCCGGGTATGCCAGAAGGGGTTCAAGCCCCAGGAGGTTGACCCTTCTGAAATGGAATTCAAACAAGGTGATTTCATTCATGGATACGTGACAATAGAAAACCACTCGGAAGAACCGTTGGGATTTGATATGGTGTATGTGGTTTTCGAAGGAGTGGTCATGGTGTTGGAGAACGAAGGCGGGCTTATAGATACACAGAAACCCAAGGTTGTCCATAAGTTTTTGAATATGACCGATCTCTTTGCATCCTGGTCGTTTGCCAATATTGACAGATTGACCACCGATAATGGGGATCCTCATGACTGGTGTGAAGGGGAAACCGATCCTTATGATAACACGATTCTCTCTCTTGGgctcaagaagaattttcTACCCCACGTGAAGTATAAACGGTTCTTTTCGTTCAAAGTTCCAGAGAGGCTTTTGGAAGATATATGCGAGATCCACAACTTGAATAGTCATACCTTACTCCCATCGAGTCTCGGGTTCCCCAAGTACTCCATGAGGCCGTCTTCCTTGTTGTCCATGAAGTCAGATGCGGTCAACGATTTGTGCTTCCTAGACACTTCCATAAGTTACAGTGTTGAGTGCAGAATCATTGGGAAGGCCCATGATTATGGTCTTGCTTTACCCAAAGACCAGTATGTGATAGCCAGTGAGTCGATCCAGCCTATACGAGTAGTGCCATTGGAAACACCATTGTATGCTCAGGATACAGAGGAAATTTGTCGGTACTACACCGCTTTTATTAAGTCTGTAACCGATGTGATCGACTTAGGAAAGGGACTTTTCAACTCAAGGGAGGCGTTTTCAGGAATGGCTCTTTCGCCTGTGTCATCTACAGACTCCAAAATCCGCCAGCTTTACAAGGTTGGAAGGGATGATAATAAGAAAGCGTATGTTGATCCAAACTCGTGCCAGTTTTTTGACAATGTCTACCAGAACATCATTTCCTACAAAAAAAAGACGTTGCTTTCACTGAGGGATTCTAGTATAATCTCACTACTGAGTCCCAAAACCGTCTATTCAATCGCATATGTGTCACCAACAAAGTTTCggaagaaagaagttgacGATAAAGACGTCAGTCTCACTGTCCCATTGAAACTCAAACTCCACCAGGCTTCTCCCAAATCAAAACCAATTGTCAAACTGATAACAGTTGAGCTTATTGTTGGAACGCTACGATCATCCAAGGAACATATTCCTGTAGAGTTCACTCACGACATTTTTATAAGGAAAGATGAACTCAGAATGTTGGGTGCAAAAACTGAAAATGAGTGTTTTGTGGAAGAAGTCACTAAACCTTGTCACAAATATACCAAACAAATTGCTGACTTGATAGAGAAAGTTGGAGCTTCAACGATGCAAGTTGACAGACAACTCTTCCATGATGTCAAGTGCTTGGGTCTGTTGTCGTCCAAGTTCAGCTCGTTTGTGTTCCGTGAACATTCGTTGACTTATGAGGATGGCACTGGCAAAGGAAGCACAAGCGATTTAAACAAAATTCCCTGGACGTCAGAAGATGATTCTGTTTCCAAGACGTTCAACTTACATTTGAACTTGCAGAACTGCAACAGCAAAGTTCGAGGACCCAAGGGATCCAAGTTTTTCGATCAAGTGACATTGGTGCCTGACTCTCAAACATGTTTTTCGGTCAGATTGCACTACATCAAGGTTTCAATAAAGCTAACGTATGGAGATTCACTTGTAGTGAAGCTTCCCTTAAAAGTCATGAAATAG
- a CDS encoding uncharacterized protein (EggNog:ENOG503PVFC; COG:S) gives MSTNFWPLRVIHRQESDSVPGSSRWIAGILRDCDREALDDLNSVNRQYVSGCEDIADFMSKALSENQVDSLIESFDHRNSIISEKLLKSPVKLIQSLEPVKQETLNSSPLKPYNETTLIRSEIRPQSSHQSDQIIIASSSPTRSSVNRVSLIFSRQSQITAPTTTISIPAKDRASLLVSDDKNSNPGSDDSLHRIQMSIRRKTDANAEKPPNVALHSSSMLKTPNPRLPVKTPIKTPAFVPLPKREPLNIESSASKVNRKSIATLSREKRQPVSKPNSNSVSAVNFASKSVDNVSPMRRKRFPSFVEMAPTTTSPVTKKADKRRNLFESEMGLLNIMPNSPKLHIRDTAEAKHPLVNNTPSIGLSKPQVSVSPYRVSATPDADVHRSKVDLLKISGAPKLSTPAALRTPFNPEMSTTNSSTPSPTKLEGSIAKPTGGAVDVSGSAKAQHPRFMSPTGASIAKSIKTSKATDPRKSKFMTTTLGPNTRLSRHTPKSKQSPVKQSIIPEVPKLSENPKMSLDSRRIPLLQKKSLVLPRSDMTSKTKQKLVISMKHGKTAPHSNRPSSLSARASSTSTALKHRVDTAPVLTTIQKRRQLRGNAVALPDAARPQIIRSKESDMEKAPAVSPKLPDKLKAIHHDPSSPVLPHIGSDDSSGLVLKPWAEMPVLRGLVKDSKEMNPYDIFGSLQPFNADDVFQK, from the coding sequence ATGAGCACCAACTTCTGGCCGTTACGGGTGATCCACCGCCAGGAGAGCGACTCGGTGCCAGGATCGTCCCGGTGGATTGCCGGGATTCTACGAGATTGTGATCGAGAAGCCTTAGATGATCTCAACCTGGTGAACCGCCAGTACGTGCTGGGATGCGAAGATATCGCAGATTTCATGAGTAAGGCATTGAGCGAGAATCAAGTCGACTCTTTGATTGAGTCCTTCGACCATCGGAATAGCATCATCTCCgaaaagctcttgaaaTCTCCCGTGAAACTCATCCAGTCCCTTGAACCTGTCAAACAGGAGACCCTCAATTCGCTGCCGTTGAAGCCCTATAATGAAACCACGTTGATACGCAGTGAGATCCGTCCTCAATCTAGTCACCAAAGTgaccaaatcatcattgcATCCTCAAGTCCTACTCGATCTTCGGTCAATCGTGTCAGTCTAATATTCTCTCGTCAGTCACAAATCACCGCTCCCACAACCACCATTTCTATTCCTGCTAAAGACAGAGCCCTGTTGTTGGTACTGGATGACAAGAATCTGAACCCGGGGCTGGATGACTCGTTGCATCGCATCCAGATGTCTATCAGACGAAAAACCGATGCAAATGCAGAAAAACCTCCCAATGTGGCACTCCACTCGAGCTCGATGTTGAAGACCCCAAACCCTCGTCTTCCTGTGAAAACCCCTATCAAAACCCCTGCGTTTGTGCCGTTGCCCAAAAGGGAGCCGTTAAATATTGAGTCTTCGGCATCAAAGGTCAACAGGAAGTCAATTGCGACGCTATCCAGAGAAAAGCGGCAACCAGTAAGCAAGCCCAATTCCAATTCGGTTTCGGCAGTTAATTTTGCTTCAAAAAGTGTTGACAATGTGTCACCTATGAGGAGAAAGAGGTTTCCGTCTTTTGTTGAAATggcaccaacaacaacttctcctGTTACTAAAAAGGCGGacaagagaagaaattTATTTGAGTCAGAAATGGGTCTTTTGAATATCATGCCAAACTCTCCGAAGTTGCACATACGAGATACAGCTGAAGCTAAACATCCTTTGGTGAACAACACTCCTAGTATAGGATTGAGTAAACCACAGGTTTCGGTGTCTCCGTACAGAGTTTCTGCTACACCGGATGCTGATGTTCATCGATCAAAAGTTGACTTGCTTAAGATCCTGGGTGCTCCCAAGCTTTCGACACCAGCTGCCTTAAGAACTCCCTTCAATCCTGAAATGTCAACCACAAATTCCTCTACTCCATCTCccaccaaacttgaaggaagtaTCGCGAAGCCCACAGGTGGTGCTGTTGATGTTTCTGGCTCTGCCAAGGCTCAACATCCGCGATTCATGAGTCCCACTGGTGCTAGTATTGCTAAATCTATCAAAACTTCCAAAGCTACCGATCCAAGAAAGAGTAAATTCATGACTACCACTTTGGGACCCAATACGAGGCTATCGAGGCATacgccaaaatcaaagcaATCTCCTGTCAAACAGCTGATCATACCAGAAGTCCCAAAACTTTCAGAGAATCCAAAGATGTCTCTCGACTCCCGAAGGATCCCCCTTTTACAGAAGAAGTCTTTGGTGTTGCCACGGTCTGATATGACTTCGAAGACTAAGCAAAAGCTCGTTATCAGCATGAAGCACGGGAAAACAGCTCCACATTCGAATAGGCCTTCTTCCCTATCGGCTCGAGCATCGTCCACATCAACTGCTTTGAAACACCGGGTAGATACTGCACCAGTTTTGACCACTATCCAGAAGAGAAGGCAATTGCGAGGTAATGCAGTTGCTCTTCCAGACGCGGCTAGACCCCAGATCATACGATCCAAAGAGTCTGACATGGAAAAGGCACCAGCAGTGTCTCCTAAACTTCCAGATAAGCTAAAAGCGATCCACCATgatccttcaagtcctgtGCTTCCACATATTGGAAGTGATGATAGCTCTGGCCTCGTATTGAAACCATGGGCTGAGATGCCAGTGTTACGGGGATTGGTGAAAGACAGCAAAGAAATGAACCCATACGATATATTTGGGAGTTTGCAACCCTTCAATGCTGATGatgtctttcaaaaatga
- a CDS encoding uncharacterized protein (EggNog:ENOG503NZPT; COG:S) → MNAGFPGPELRPLVSPSYDEVPIWNILPSYQLFESTFSKSINPTQEDRRESPPTYYNVTTPESSGTDSSPEAGYFHVDSSVRVPQGDVLPTRWEDTILANTHKMKRLADLGLKTPSKLKVEIYFTTGRGKPSILSQPIDVSGYEYQQGDEIHGYVLVQNTSSEPLDFDMFSVVFEGRVTVMGDVSDSKRPVVFHKFLNMFDYNASWTPAELDDRNTDLEHYTDSLDGTLLRFPYEKKFFPKVVYKKFFDFTLPERLLDCACESHDLERHCQVAPSIGLAREQFLQSIRRMRQRNPKNRQTGSADFSLTPIRSGFGSLAPVLSNSSQNKKMSSLGEAFGDRVKDLSFPDTAISYGVEVRVVGRASQFQPSIDPVTSDEFVMMEESSAFVRVIPHESHVDEVDKQDLQLEAKLVYQNLLSRVNQKIQLGKDLTSEGKGDTARELLRKLSISKRRQLYTTQNHTRAAEYDDDDTSEHKISMPLKRKQTITSNPKIVGFLELSSPRQNHVVKYIPAFKYHERQSVGSTLTTKLRIPVDIFFKALEARKPPEVKSVSTELVVFTSRSSKYPVPVVITPGMVYNNTYGPDDFEHNIGSKFKKYLDEITELINKVGHEAMGVDSQMIMDIKALADLSCKYHFLKVDDVHVKSEGGLSHWDVDKAGTDSMKGQYKKSLDIFIDLNSVLSKEIAISSEDLQKGCFTLVPGFQTCIMGRLYFLKITVKFQNHESISLKLPLDIVSRQRD, encoded by the coding sequence ATGAACGCTGGGTTTCCAGGACCCGAGCTTCGGCCATTAGTTTCTCCCAGCTACGATGAGGTGCCGATATGGAATATTCTTCCATCGTACCAGTTGTTTGAGTCAACCTTTTCCAAGAGCATCAACCCGACACAAGAGGACCGGCGTGAGAGTCCGCCGACATATTACAATGTCACCACCCCCGAGTCATCGGGTACAGACTCCCTGCCAGAAGCCGGGTACTTTCATGTTGATTCTTCTGTGAGAGTACCCCAGGGAGATGTGCTCCCTACCCGGTGGGAAGATACGATTCTTGCCAATACACACAAGATGAAGCGCCTTGCGGATTTGGGCTTGAAAACTCCGTCCAAATTAAAGGTTGAAATCTACTTCACTACTGGTCGGGGTAAGCCCAGCATATTATCTCAACCCATTGATGTTCTGGGATATGAATACCAGCAGGGAGATGAGATCCATGGGTATGTGCTTGTGCAAAACACGTCTTCGGAGCCGTTGGATTTTGATATGTTTTCTGTGGTTTTTGAAGGCAGGGTCACGGTGATGGGAGATGTCAGCGACTCCAAAAGACCGGTGGTATTCCACAAGTTCCTCAACATGTTTGACTACAATGCCTCATGGACTCCGGCAGAGTTGGATGACAGGAATACGGATCTTGAGCACTATACAGACTCTTTGGATGGAACTTTGTTGAGGTTTCCTTacgaaaagaagttttttCCCAAGGTAGTTTACaaaaagttctttgatttcacaCTTCCAGAGAGACTTCTTGACTGTGCTTGCGAGTCGCATGATCTCGAAAGGCACTGTCAGGTGGCTCCATCTATAGGACTTGCCAGAGAGCAGTTTCTTCAGAGTATTCGGAGAATGAGACAGCGAAACCCTAAAAATCGCCAAACCGGAAGTGCAGACTTTTCCCTTACACCCATCCGATCAGGGTTTGGTTCCTTGGCTCCTGTGTTatccaattcttctcaGAATAAGAAAATGAGTAGTTTGGGTGAAGCGTTTGGCGATAGAGTCAAAGATTTATCTTTCCCAGATACCGCCATCAGTTATGGAGTTGAGGTCAGAGTGGTGGGAAGAGCCTCGCAATTCCAGCCACTGATAGACCCAGTAACTTCGGACGAGTTTGTGATGATGGAGGAGTCCAGTGCATTTGTCAGGGTGATCCCCCACGAACTGcatgttgatgaagtggACAAACAAGATCTCCAGCTCGAAGCTAAGCTTGTTTACCAAAATCTTTTGAGCAGAGTTAACCAAAAGATCCAGTTAGGCAAGGATCTTACTAGTGAAGGTAAAGGAGATACTGCGAGAGAATTGCTTCGAAAGCTTTCCATTTCAAAAAGGAGACAATTGTATACCACCCAGAACCATACGAGGGCAGCAGAGTATGATGACGACGATACATCGGAGCATAAGATATCGATgccattgaaaagaaagcAAACCATTACCTCCAATCCTAAGATCGTGGGGTTCCTAGAATTGTCAAGTCCTCGACAGAATCATGTGGTGAAGTACATCCCTGCTTTTAAGTATCATGAACGTCAAAGCGTTGGAAGCACtctcaccaccaaacttaGGATTCCGGTTGAtattttcttcaaggcaTTAGAAGCTCGTAAACCCCCAGAAGTCAAGAGTGTTTCCACCGAGTTGGTAGTGTTTAcgtcaagatcaagtaAATACCCAGTACCGGTGGTGATAACTCCGGGGATGGTGTACAACAACACTTATGGACCAGATGACTTTGAACACAATATTGGGctgaagttcaaaaagtaCTTGGACGAGATCACCGAGCTCATCAATAAAGTCGGACATGAAGCAATGGGTGTCGATTCCCAAATGATTATGGACATCAAGGCACTCGCAGACTTGTCTTGTAAGTACCACTTTCTCAAGGTGGATGATGTTCATGTCAAATCGGAAGGAGGCCTTTCTCACTGGGATGTTGATAAGGCTGGAACTGACAGCATGAAAGGTCAATACAAAAAGTCCCTTGACATTTTCATAGATTTAAACTCGGTGCTATCCAAAGAAATCGCCATTTCAAGCGAAGACCTCCAAAAAGGATGCTTCACCTTAGTCCCAGGATTCCAAACTTGTATCATGGGAAGGTTGtactttttgaaaatcaCGGTAAAGTTCCAGAACCACGAGAGCATAAGTCTCAAGCTACCCCTTGACATTGTCTCTCGACAAAGGGATTAG
- the CNS1 gene encoding HSP70/90 co-chaperone (COG:O; EggNog:ENOG503NXDW), whose translation MTEEYQSEWDKRRYIPKPGEPALPPQLTEYAEKSPGEVMEELNRLPFFMTTLDETDGDGGDNVNLEALRSLAYEGEPHEIAENFKNQGNDHYKAKNYKTAVEFYTKGLDVECDRKDINQALYLNRAACNLELKNYRRCIEDCKKVLLADEKNVKACYRSGRALFAVARLDEAKQVLEYGLTIDSENRPMKEVLEKVVAKQKQIQATKERKEREEKEKEMKHTILMHAMKLRHMMVIKSRRPAELLEQATIRLEDPADYESQLVFPAMVLYPTTDEFDFVQEIGELTTPNELLTTVLERPASFFEDPKHKNFSVKNMQCFLETEAGGLIKVGKNVALNEALMKESPKIPLFDNALRMYTVPKQESADWLSKWNKEAVLAKRAL comes from the coding sequence ATGACAGAAGAGTATCAGAGTGAATGGGACAAAAGAAGATATATACCCAAGCCTGGTGAGCCTGCATTACCTCCACAGCTCACAGAATATGCCGAGAAGAGCCCCGGTGAAGTGATGGAAGAGTTAAATCGGTTACCGTTCTTCATGACCACATTGGATGAAAccgatggtgatggtggagATAACGTTAATTTGGAAGCCCTCAGAAGTCTAGCATACGAAGGAGAGCCCCATGAGATCGcagaaaacttcaagaaccaaGGAAATGACCATTACAAGGCTAAGAACTACAAGACTGCTGTGGAGTTCTATACCAAGGGATTGGACGTTGAATGTGATCGCAAAGACATAAATCAGGCCCTTTACTTGAATAGAGCTGCCTgcaacttggagttgaagaactacAGAAGATGTATTGAAGACTGTAAGAAGGTGCTTCTTGCAGATGAGAAGAATGTCAAGGCTTGTTACCGGTCCGGTAGAGCATTGTTTGCAGTTGCTAGACTCGATGAGGCAAAACAAGTGTTGGAATATGGATTGACTATTGATTCCGAAAACAGACCCATGAAAGAGGTGTTGGAAAAAGTAGTAGCGAAGCAAAAACAGATCCAGGCTACCAAGGAGAGAAAAGAACGGGAAGAAAAGGAGAAAGAAATGAAGCATACTATCCTCATGCATGCCATGAAGCTAAGACATATGATGGTGATCAAGTCCAGAAGACCGGCAGAGCTCTTGGAACAAGCAACCATACGCTTGGAAGACCCCGCAGATTACGAGTCACAGCTTGTTTTCCCAGCCATGGTGTTGTATCCTACTACTGATGagtttgattttgttcaagaaattggcGAGCTTACTACACCAAATGAACTTTTAACAACGGTTTTGGAAAGGCCAGCTTCCTTCTTTGAGGACCCCAAACACAAGAACTTTTCTGTCAAAAACATGCAGTGTTTCTTGGAAACCGAAGCAGGAggtttgatcaaagtgGGCAAAAATGTTGCCCTTAACGAAGCATTGATGAAAGAAAGCCCCAAGATTCCATTGTTTGACAACGCCTTGAGGATGTATACAGTTCCAAAGCAAGAATCGGCTGACTGGTTATCCAAATGGAATAAGGAAGCCGTTCTTGCTAAAAGAGCATTGTAA